One window of Elaeis guineensis isolate ETL-2024a chromosome 11, EG11, whole genome shotgun sequence genomic DNA carries:
- the LOC105054036 gene encoding protein YABBY 4 has protein sequence MSSSSAAFSLDQLSPPPSEQLCYVHCNFCDTVLAVSVPCSSLFKTVTVRCGHCTNLLSVNMRGLLLPAANQLGLGHPFLAPSPHNLLDEIPCPPPSLLMDQPSLNNNNSNGNHNHNHNTMAPARGTEEELPQNQVVNRPPEKRQRVPSAYNRFIKDEIQRIKAGNPDITHREAFSAAAKNWAHFPHIHFGLMPDQGLRKNSVRQQEGEDVLLKDGFYAAAAANMGITPF, from the exons ATGTCATCCTCCTCAGCCGCCTTTTCTCTTGACCAGCTCTCCCCACCACCCTCCGAGCAGCTCTGCTACGTCCATTGCAACTTTTGTGACACCGTCCTCGCG GTGAGTGTTCCTTGCAGCAGTTTGTTCAAAACAGTGACGGTGAGGTGCGGCCACTGCACCAACCTCCTCTCCGTCAACATGCGGGGACTGCTCCTCCCCGCCGCCAACCAGCTCGGCCTCGGACACCCCTTCCTGGCTCCCTCACCCCACAATCTCTTG GATGAGATACCGTGCCCCCCGCCGAGCTTGCTGATGGATCAGCCCAGCCTCAACAACAATAACAGCAACGGCAACCACAACCACAATCACAACACGATGGCGCCTGCCCGGGGGACCGAAGAAGAGCTCCCCCAGAACCAAGTTGTCAACAGAC CTCCAGAGAAGAGGCAGAGAGTTCCATCGGCATACAACAGATTTATCAA GGACGAAATCCAACGCATCAAGGCTGGGAATCCGGACATCACCCACAGAGAGGCATTCAGCGCCGCTGCTAAGAAC TGGGCCCACTTCCCCCACATCCATTTTGGCCTGATGCCCGATCAGGGTCTGAGGAAGAACAGCGTCCGCCAGCAG gAGGGAGAGGACGTTCTTCTCAAGGACGGGTTCTACGCAGCCGCGGCAGCCAACATGGGGATCACTCCGTTCTAG